In Saccharomyces eubayanus strain FM1318 chromosome XIII, whole genome shotgun sequence, one DNA window encodes the following:
- the CTK3 gene encoding Ctk3p, which produces MDSLEARLQFIQVLKNLQKTLHKTRDSTTSSSTSTPPSSQPKLNNDPIQFYLRNYRHHYEDFHQCLFDTTLKMDPLDRLNVVIYYIRIIKNLYPHYNSSTNIAKVLNEVLLMDVDLVFELCLPCNDWKSLTNLTSCKELFLDLSRLIKFDTTIVSTSSEATNPDATTWYSVKTERTVQDYKHSLQRTETLLKDRDLKKLAFFQQFDADAITINPELQTLPTNTNIVLHRMESDRESHKRSKETSWYIERPTNDILDETEFETLWTHFETADPGFDKVDYKNIKTLNEIAKASYMY; this is translated from the coding sequence ATGGACTCCCTAGAGGCTAGACTACAGTTTATTCAGGTGCTGAAAAACTTGCAAAAAACATTACACAAGACAAGGGACTCCACCACATCGTCATCGACAAGTACACCACCGTCATCGCAACCGAAATTGAACAATGACCCCATACAGTTCTATTTAAGAAACTACAGACATCATTATGAAGACTTCCACCAGTGTCTGTTCGATACTACCTTGAAGATGGACCCATTGGACAGATTGAATGTGGTGATATACTACATtagaataataaaaaacttGTATCCCCACTACAATTCCAGTACCAATATCGCCAAAGTGTTGAATGAAGTGTTACTAATGGACGTGGATCTGGTTTTTGAGCTGTGCCTGCCCTGCAACGACTGGAAATCCCTCACAAACCTGACCAGCTGCAAGGAGCTATTCCTCGACTTGTCAAGGCTAATCAAGTTCGACACCACCATCGTGTCCACATCATCAGAGGCCACAAACCCGGACGCAACTACCTGGTACAGCGTCAAGACTGAGAGGACCGTTCAAGACTACAAACACTCGTTGCAGCGAACAGAAACACTGCTAAAAGACAGGGACTTGAAAAAGCTGGCTTTCTTCCAACAGTTTGATGCCGATGCTATCACCATCAACCCAGAATTACAAACACTGCCAACAAACACAAACATTGTATTGCACAGGATGGAGTCAGACAGAGAATCACACAAGAGATCAAAGGAAACGAGCTGGTACATTGAAAGGCCTACCAACGACATCCTAGACGAAACCGAGTTTGAAACGTTGTGGACGCATTTTGAAACTGCTGATCCCGGGTTCGACAAAGTCGActataaaaatatcaagaCGTTGAATGAAATCGCTAAGGCGTCATACATGTACTAA
- the ATR1 gene encoding borate transporter has translation MIIGKEGCVIQNTEVKTAENEEAYLEIENKSVLEAENSSPRNNKEGALATMVLTESEDEVMKTEQQKWQNPNYFKYPWQEYLFIFTCMISQLLNQSGTTQTLSIMNILADSFGSDTTSRSWLMASFPLVSGSFILISGRLGDIYGLKNMLLIGYAMIIIWSLICGLTKYSGSDTFFIISRAFQGLGIAFILPNVLGIIGNIYIGGTFRKNIVISFIGAMAPIGATLGCFFAGLIGTMNPNQWPWAFYAYTITAAINLALSIYAIPNNIPTNIHRFSMDWIGSILGVIGLILLNFVWNQAPISGWNQAYIIVLLIISVLFLVVFGVYEIHFAKSPLLPQAIMKDRHMIQIMLSLFFGWGSFGIFTFYYFQFQLNIRHYTALWAGGSYFMFLIWGIVAALLVGFSIKRVSPSVFLFFAMVAFNVGSIMASVTPVHESYFRTQMGTMIVLSFGMDLSFPASSIIFSDYLPMEYQGMAGSLVNTVVNYSMSLCLGMGATVEMQLDPDGKHILKGYRGAQYLGIGLATLACIISGLYMVESFIKDHRTKAVAKDNCGMS, from the coding sequence ATGATAATAGGCAAAGAGGGATGTGTCATTCAAAACACTGAAGTGAAAACCgcagaaaatgaagaggCTTATCTAGAGATTGAGAATAAATCAGTGCTAGAGGCTGAAAACTCTTCGCCACGTAACAACAAAGAAGGAGCTTTAGCAACAATGGTTTTAACGGaatctgaagatgaagtaATGAAGACCgaacaacaaaaatggcaaaacCCAAACTACTTCAAATACCCATGGCAAGAGTatctcttcatcttcacttGTATGATAAGTCAGCTCCTAAACCAATCAGGTACCACGCAAACTCTTTCCATTATGAATATACTTGCAGATAGTTTTGGGTCAGATACAACCTCAAGGTCATGGCTGATGGCATCTTTCCCACTAGTCTCAGGTTCATTCATTTTAATTAGTGGCAGACTCGGTGACATATACGGGTTAAAGAATATGCTGTTGATAGGATATGCTATGATTATCATATGGTCTTTGATTTGTGGGCTCACCAAATATTCTGGTAGCgatactttttttattatcagCAGAGCTTTTCAAGGGCTAGGAATTGCATTTATTTTACCAAACGTGCTAGGTATTATCGGAAATATCTACATCGGTGGTACATTTCGTAAGAATATTGTGATTAGTTTCATAGGCGCGATGGCGCCTATTGGTGCAACTTTGGGTTGCTTTTTTGCAGGGTTGATTGGTACTATGAACCCAAACCAGTGGCCTTGGGCCTTTTATGCATACACCATAACAGCAGCCATCAATCTAGCACTCTCCATATACGCCATTCCCAATAATATACCAACAAATATCCATCGATTTTCTATGGATTGGATTGGATCTATTTTGGGTGTAATTGGTCTtattttattgaattttgtATGGAATCAAGCTCCTATTTCAGGTTGGAACCAGGCTTATATTATTGTGCTTTTAATCatttctgttcttttccTCGTCGTGTTTGGCGTTTATGAGATCCATTTTGCCAAAAGTCCGTTATTGCCTCAAGCTATCATGAAGGACCGTCATATGATTCAAATAATGTTATCCTTGTTCTTTGGGTGGGGTTCATTTGGTATCTTCAcgttttattattttcaatttcagttAAATATAAGGCACTACACGGCCTTATGGGCTGGAGGTTCTTATTTTATGTTCTTGATTTGGGGTATTGTTGCTGCTTTACTCGTTGGATTTTCCATTAAAAGAGTATCGCCatcagtttttttgttttttgccATGGTTGCATTCAATGTTGGCTCGATAATGGCCAGCGTTACACCAGTTCATGAGTCGTACTTCCGTACTCAGATGGGGACAATGATAGTTTTGAGTTTTGGAATGGATCTTTCATTCCCAGCTTCTTCCATCATCTTCAGTGATTACTTGCCTATGGAATACCAAGGTATGGCGGGATCATTGGTGAATACTGTTGTCAACTATTCCATGTCATTGTGTCTTGGTATGGGTGCCACAGTTGAAATGCAGCTTGACCCAGATGGGAAACATATTCTGAAGGGTTATAGAGGTGCTCAATATCTCGGGATAGGATTAGCCACTTTGGCATGCATAATTAGCGGGCTTTACATGGTCGAAAGCTTCATAAAAGATCATAGGACGAAAGCTGTCGCGAAAGATAATTGCGGCATGAGCTAA
- the DAT1 gene encoding Dat1p — translation MAKTLAQGRKPGSGRKPGKGKTLREGRKPGSGRRRRQDIGGRDADASQQDQESRPISSRDMEAVDALRELTHSPSSHPAHNPTTAPPHVAAAAPLPPSMDYSQQSLMDQQYQYQYQQQQQQQQQQQQRVDVVPPKPFITHKILLSSTGQPAGQMNSNSNANHNHNHNSNGGNVNMNMNMNFNINGNNQDSLSSFLMGPYNYLQRPFIVKPYLDLSASTAPPNQAQPQPQATHITKSTETTEKNTTI, via the coding sequence ATGGCAAAAACTTTGGCACAAGGAAGGAAGCCTGGTAGCGGCAGAAAGCCAGGAAAAGGCAAGACGTTAAGAGAGGGAAGAAAGCCGGGCAGTGGTAGAAGGAGGAGGCAAGATATTGGAGGTAGAGACGCCGATGCGTCCCAACAGGATCAGGAATCGCGTCCCATCAGTTCCAGGGATATGGAGGCTGTAGACGCATTGAGAGAGTTGACGCATAGCCCGTCTTCTCACCCAGCTCATAACCCAACAACAGCACCGCCGCATGTGGCAGCAGCGGCCCCATTGCCTCCATCTATGGATTACAGCCAGCAGTCATTGATGGATCAGCAGTATCAATACCAATaccagcagcagcagcagcagcagcagcagcagcagcagaggGTGGACGTGGTCCCTCCTAAGCCGTTCATCACTCACAAGATCTTGTTGTCTTCAACAGGGCAACCTGCCGGCCAAATGAATTCAAACTCAAATGCAAACCATAACCATAACCATAATTCAAACGGCGGTAACGTCaacatgaacatgaacatgaacTTTAACATTAATGGAAACAATCAAGACTCCCtgtcttcttttctaaTGGGACCCTACAACTACTTGCAACGGCCATTCATTGTGAAACCATACCTTGATCTGTCTGCAAGCACAGCGCCACCGAACCAAGCACAACCACAACCGCAAGCAACCCACATCACAAAGAGTACGGAAACTACGGAGAAAAACACAACAATATGA
- the NAB6 gene encoding Nab6p, with the protein MSNSNSRKPSANHAYRQQHDYNGMNAMVGNPMLYHPVDFMNGAGQYGPSQHPAYYTNSPLPNVPPTPFDTAYGASLLPSHLLMGSPFVSSPNMQGGYNPGRSSKFNRKAYSRPISSQNSYNANNSNNYNNNNNNNNNNNNNNNNGMMTPSSYYRNGRTLFSRKDNNSGDVTHNNSKGYDTRNSSGRRGSSRINIFDEIDPETLLQKPFRIDYKILPAGDDAYRTRSLLIENVDSAADLHSLVKNFVKSNALESAYIVDNKEAGNSEEEKTKSLSILISFLTRGDCLNFYNNILQRLSEFKTFLKSKSLNLKFVCLNYDSKSLPTPVEDGELSKSEDQAATVNNSMMMISASLHHNVENKDATRSIIIEFKSPLEKAELFKEKLQFLDRSKNKRYILESIEIVNTDVPSNQFPENYAVLTFLNIFMAIEVLDYLKKYSKKLGISKCFYVSLTPLMVSSGRSSVASIYESKLSSHRLSTPSVATGNNNDINNNNNNGSIGSSVYGNSNISLTSLSSSVSLNEEIDVLTTKLQGIDLDGTTLEVNCHDYPTPVINEHSAHLSNIKISKTVDNSRQFPPDISSPLPLNEHMFMADSNQSNGTIVSQQLITGPSPQSPNLQMNQRVLSNPITQSLEQNFNVSAKVASSMGSDIGNRTIYIGNINPRSRAEDICNVVRGGILQNIKYLAEKRICFVTFIEASSAVQFYANSFIDPIVLHGNMLRVGWGHYSGPLPKSISLAVTIGASRNVYVSLPEFAFKEKFIHDPQYKQLHETLALPDAEQLREDFSTYGDIEQINYLSDSHCCWINFMNISSAISLVEEMNKEPTGHDDSSEVIPKTATEEKFDGRYKGLLINYGKDRCGNINKNLVAGKNSRFYKKVKRPSYNIRLSKLEERRRQNENDKKESFDKVLNLESLGISLDPHKGADIDETETEDTTGAEAEVEIEARNGNQAAGPGGLGLGVVNSDVKHALSDETDYDELFNKSSRSSDSSSDIEVIMHSPSDPEYALKSQTLRSSSQTVINSKRPAKVENDDGLVGLSQFNHRSSLKQAPPRAPSTLSYNHSKNSQVPIQDAGNNADVTDNKTRKRGSFPRHRTIPGSDVMAQYLAQVQHSTFMYAANILGASAEDNAYPDE; encoded by the coding sequence ATGTCAAACTCAAATTCTAGAAAACCTAGCGCAAATCATGCATACCGTCAACAGCATGATTATAACGGGATGAACGCCATGGTAGGAAATCCAATGTTGTACCATCCTGTGGACTTCATGAACGGTGCCGGCCAATATGGCCCCTCTCAACACCCGGCATATTACACGAACTCGCCGTTGCCAAATGTTCCACCGACGCCCTTCGATACTGCTTACGGTGCTAGTCTTTTGCCATCCCATTTGTTAATGGGGTCGCCGTTTGTTTCCTCGCCTAATATGCAAGGTGGCTATAACCCTGGTAGATCATCAAAATTCAATAGGAAGGCTTATTCGAGACCCATTTCGAGCCAAAACAGCTATAACGCTAACAACAGTAATaactacaacaacaacaacaacaataacaacaacaacaacaacaacaacaacaatggaATGATGACTCCTTCAAGCTATTATAGAAACGGGAGAACTCTATTTTCGAGGAAAGACAACAATTCAGGAGATGTTACTCACAATAATTCTAAGGGATATGACACCAGGAACAGCAGTGGAAGAAGAGGCTCTTCCAGAATCAACATTTTTGATGAGATAGACCCAGAAACCCTATTACAGAAGCCCTTTCGCATTGATTATAAGATTCTACCCGCTGGTGACGATGCTTATAGGACTCGATCGCTGCTTATTGAAAACGTAGATAGTGCTGCTGATCTACACTCTTTAGTCAAGAACTTTGTCAAATCTAATGCTCTGGAAAGTGCATATATAGTTGACAACAAGGAGGCTGGTAActcagaagaagaaaagactaaGAGTCTATCTATTTTGATAAGTTTCTTGACTAGGGGCGATTGTTTGAACTTTTATAATAACATTTTACAAAGACTATCAGAGTTTAAaacctttttgaaatccaaATCATTGAATCTGAAATTTGTCTGCCTAAATTACGATTCCAAATCCCTTCCAACACCTGTCGAAGATGGAGAGTTATCAAAAAGTGAAGATCAAGCTGCTACTGTCAATAAttcgatgatgatgatcaGCGCTTCGTTGCATCACAATGTCGAGAATAAAGATGCTACAAGGTCCATCATAATTGAATTTAAAAGTCCTTTAGAAAAAGCCGAATTATTCAAGGAGAAACTGCAATTTCTAGATAGgtcaaagaacaaaagataTATCTTAGAATCCATTGAGATAGTGAACACTGATGTACCATCGAATCAATTTCCTGAAAACTATGCTGTGTTGACCTTTTTAAACATCTTCATGGCAATTGAAGTCCTCGACTACTTGAAGAAATACTCTAAAAAACTAGGCATCTCCAAATGTTTCTATGTTTCTCTAACACCATTGATGGTCAGTTCAGGCAGGTCTTCAGTTGCCAGTATTTACGAAAGCAAATTGAGTTCGCATCGTTTATCAACCCCATCGGTTGCCACTGGCAACAACAATGatatcaacaacaacaacaataatggCAGTATTGGATCTTCCGTTTACGGAAACTCTAATATAAGTTTAACCAGTCTTTCATCATCCGTCTCTTTGAATGAAGAGATTGACGTGTTGACGACGAAACTCCAAGGAATAGACCTTGATGGAACTACATTAGAAGTCAATTGTCATGATTATCCTACACCAGTTATCAATGAACATTCTGCCCATTTGAGTAATattaaaatttcaaaaacagtaGATAATTCCAGACAATTCCCACCAGACATTTCTTCGCCCTTGCCTCTAAATGAACACATGTTTATGGCTGATTCCAATCAATCGAATGGAACAATAGTATCCCAACAATTAATAACTGGTCCTTCTCCGCAATCTCCGAATCTACAAATGAACCAACGAGTACTATCCAACCCGATAACTCAAAGCTTGGAGcaaaatttcaatgttTCAGCCAAAGTGGCTTCGTCCATGGGGTCAGACATTGGTAACAGAACGATTTATATAGGAAACATTAATCCAAGATCAAGGGCAGAAGATATCTGCAACGTTGTCCGCGGGGGGAtacttcaaaatattaaatatttAGCAGAGAAGAGGATTTGTTTTGTCACTTTCATTGAGGCGTCGTCCGCTGTACAATTCTATGCGAATTCATTTATTGATCCAATAGTATTACATGGAAATATGTTGAGAGTAGGGTGGGGGCATTATTCCGGTCCATTACCAAAGTCAATCTCACTAGCTGTAACGATTGGGGCTAGTAGAAATGTTTATGTAAGTTTGCCAGAATTTGcattcaaagagaaattcATTCACGACCCCCAATACAAACAACTGCATGAAACATTAGCGTTACCAGACGCGGAGCAATTAAGAGAGGATTTCAGTACCTATGGTGATATTGAACAGATTAATTATCTAAGCGATAGCCATTGCTGTTGGATAAATTTTATGAACATATCGTCTGCGATTAGTCTcgttgaagaaatgaacaaaGAACCTACGGGACATGATGATAGTAGTGAAGTGATACCGAAAACGGCAACCGAAGAAAAGTTCGATGGCCGTTATAAAGGGCTTTTGATAAACTATGGTAAGGATCGTTGTGgtaatataaataaaaatctgGTAGCTGgtaaaaattcaagattttacaaaaaagttaaaagGCCGAGCTACAATATACGTCTAAGTAaactagaagaaagaaggagacaaaacgaaaacgaTAAAAAGGAATCCTTTGATAAAGTCCTGAATTTGGAATCCCTAGGTATAAGTCTCGATCCACACAAGGGTGCCGACATTGATGAAACTGAGACTGAAGACACTACAGGGGCCGAGGCTGAAGTTGAGATAGAGGCTAGAAATGGAAACCAAGCCGCGGGGCCCGGCGGGTTAGGTCTTGGAGTGGTAAACTCAGACGTAAAACACGCACTTTCAGATGAAACCGATTACGACGAATTGTTCAACAAGTCATCAAGATCTTCCGATTCGTCGTCGGACATAGAGGTCATAATGCATTCTCCGAGTGATCCTGAATATGCCTTAAAATCGCAGACTTTAAGAAGTTCGAGTCAAACGGTTATAAACAGTAAGAGACCGGCAAAGGTGGAAAACGATGATGGTTTGGTGGGACTTTCACAATTTAATCATAGATCATCGCTAAAGCAAGCTCCACCAAGGGCCCCCTCAACGTTGTCCTATAATCATTCGAAAAATAGCCAAGTGCCGATTCAAGACGCTGGAAATAATGCAGACGTAACGGACAACAAGACGAGGAAAAGAGGCTCTTTCCCAAGGCATAGAACGATACCAGGATCGGATGTTATGGCCCAATACCTCGCACAAGTTCAACACTCGACGTTTATGTATGCAGCTAATATTCTAGGGGCCTCTGCGGAAGATAACGCGTATCCTGATGAATAG
- the TAF8 gene encoding Taf8p, whose product MTMTSATSNSGSGARQTMVQLTNLPDLTEVSHLEIDAPVLEILKKSVLFQLNSLNICISNFALDEMVNLVAVQMDGMFRNLHNLALLQRRSQVSQADLKLLFREFNLDSGSLFQEFQISEHIKSRNSAEYQKLVKSSSFISPSHIDDDEEDETNNIEEQQNEINVLLPPSNPLEKLIPSWLPNFPPDHTYKFTPEFNHPITDLKTIKREIVKESGESERALLNLNKRLFHISSASHTPSPRLPDASDASERLEIWGNTLHERKTAITTKSFDEKNIEQYAKYRIELARERVSKFEINQLKRTKNPFLKISESLYSFKNPHQSHKVIQRSIDLQLRKSVTLFMHNLPKIQKLKKEKIQLAKEERQKSLKRRQEGLISQRKKKEQDEGHDLELLLNNEHVRESTDNDNSLNALNASTIDINANANGDEDEDDDMNLFGILGSSEDENELSSIQVETVVGESEPPTAPARDTTNTTPVAQNTTNIDTTANLSILSIPNENAPTSPPTATATDNDINI is encoded by the coding sequence ATGACAATGACTTCTGCAACGTCGAATAGCGGTTCTGGTGCCAGGCAGACCATGGTTCAGTTGACGAACCTGCCGGATTTGACGGAAGTTAGTCACTTGGAAATAGATGCGCCCGTACTGGAAATCCTGAAGAAATCGGTCCTGTTTCAATTGAACTCGTTGAACATCTGCATTTCGAACTTTGCTCTAGATGAGATGGTCAATCTCGTGGCCGTTCAGATGGACGGGATGTTTCGGAACTTACACAATTTGGCACTGTTGCAAAGAAGGTCGCAAGTTTCTCAGGCGGATTTGAAACTATTGTTTAGAGAGTTCAATCTGGACTCTGGTTccctttttcaagaatttcaaatttcagAACATATCAAATCGAGAAATTCTGCTGAATATCAAAAACTGGTtaaatcatcatcatttatTTCCCCTTCGCATATcgacgacgatgaagaggacgaaactaataatattgaagaacaacaaaatgAGATCAACGTCTTGCTGCCTCCTTCCAATCCATTGGAGAAACTGATACCGAGCTGGCTGCCTAACTTCCCGCCAGATCATACCTACAAGTTTACACCCGAATTCAACCATCCAATTACGGATCTAAAAACtatcaaaagagaaatagtCAAAGAAAGTGGGGAGTCGGAAAGAGCTCTACTAAATCTAAATAAACGTCTCTTCCACATATCTTCAGCTTCTCACACTCCATCGCCGCGCCTTCCTGATGCTTCTGATGCTAGCGAGCGATTAGAAATTTGGGGCAACACTCTTCATGAAAGGAAAACGGCAATAACAACGAAATCTTTCGATGAGAAAAACATCGAGCAGTACGCCAAGTATAGGATCGAACTGGCTAGAGAGCGTGTCTCAAAGTTCGAGATCAaccaattgaaaagaacgaaaaacccatttttgaaaatttcagaatCTCTCTACTCTTTCAAGAACCCGCACCAGTCTCATAAAGTTATACAAAGGTCCATAGATTTGCAACTACGCAAGTCGGTGACATTGTTTATGCATAACCTACCTAAAATCCAGAAACtaaagaaggaaaaaatacaactggccaaagaagaaagacaaaaatCACTAAAACGTCGACAAGAAGGGCTTATTTCGCaacgaaagaaaaaggaacaagatGAAGGCCACGATCTAGAACTCCTGTTGAACAACGAGCACGTAAGGGAATCTACTGACAACGATAATAGCCTCAACGCATTAAACGCTTCCACCATAGACATAAACGCGAATGCGAATGgcgacgaagacgaagatgatgatatgAATCTATTTGGTATACTGGGCAGTAGCGAAGATGAAAACGAGTTGTCAAGCATACAGGTGGAAACTGTGGTCGGGGAATCAGAACCTCCCACGGCGCCAGCACGAGACACTACAAATACCACGCCAGTAGCACAAAACACAACCAATATCGACACCACTGCAAACCTCTCCATCCTATCCATCCCTAATGAAAATGCACCAACGTCCCCTCCCACAGCCACAGCCACGGATAAtgatataaatatataa
- the VAN1 gene encoding Van1p — translation MGLFLNLRSNIKEKSMDNGLSLPISRNGSSNKSRNKRSHHDSKSLKGKYMYQPRSTSSKFQLTVNVISLIIITVLSLYLVILFLSEMRLGLSIQNGNTLLGSENYKTIDLEDEEYYNYDFEDIDPEVVSKFDDGVQHYLISQFGSETLTPEDGEKYQEEMSMLLDSTVEKYDLTNFEGAPNGLETRDHILLCIPLRNAADVLPLMFKHLMNLTYPHELIDLAFLVSDCSEGDTTLDALIAYSRQLQNGTLSQIFQEIDAVIDSQTKGTDKLYLKYMDEDYINRVHQAFSPPFHENYDKPFRSVQVFQKDFGQVIGQGFSDRHAVKVQGIRRKLMGRARNWLTANALKPYHSWVYWRDADVELCPGSVIQDLMSKDYDVIVPNVWRPLPTFLNSEQPYDLNSWMESGEALDLAKTLDEDDVIVEGYAEYPTWRVHLAYIRDAGGDPNEVVDLDGVGGVSILAKAKIFRNGVQFPAFTFENHAETEAFGKMAKKMGYRVGGLPHYTIWHIYEPSDDDLKEIATREREKRRQS, via the coding sequence ATGGGCTTGTTTCTTAATCTAAGGtcaaatataaaagaaaaatccatGGACAATGGACTAAGCTTGCCCATTTCAAGGAACGGTAGCTCGAATAAAAGCAGGAACAAACGTTCACATCATGACTCCAAGTCATTGAAGGGGAAATACATGTACCAGCCGCGGTCTACGTCGTCCAAATTTCAGCTTACAGTGAACGTCATATctcttattattatcactGTTTTGTCATTGTATCTGGtgattttatttctttcagAAATGAGATTGGGTTTATCTATACAAAACGGGAACACACTATTGGGTTCAGAGAATTACAAGACGATAGAtctggaagatgaagaatatTATAACTACGATTTTGAGGATATTGACCCAGAGGTGGTTTCGAAATTTGATGATGGTGTGCAGCATTATCTAATATCCCAATTCGGTTCAGAGACTTTGACCCCCGAGGATGGCGAAAAGTACCAAGAGGAAATGAGCATGCTTTTGGATTCTACCGTGGAGAAATACGACTTAACAAATTTCGAAGGTGCACCAAACGGTCTGGAAACACGTGACCATATTCTTTTATGCATCCCATTAAGGAACGCAGCAGATGTCTTACCTTTAATGTTCAAGCATCTGATGAACTTGACTTACCCACACGAATTGATCGATTTGGCCTTTCTAGTCAGTGATTGTTCCGAAGGTGACACTACATTGGACGCATTAATAGCATATTCGAGACAATTACAAAACGGTACCCTGtctcaaatttttcaagaaattgatgCTGTTATTGACTCGCAAACTAAAGGTACCGATAAACTATACCTCAAATACATGGACGAAGATTACATCAATCGTGTTCATCAGGCATTTTCACCACCTTTCCATGAAAATTATGATAAGCCATTCAGATCAGTTCAGGTATTTCAAAAGGATTTCGGTCAAGTAATTGGCCAAGGCTTTAGCGATAGACATGCTGTGAAAGTTCAAGgtataagaagaaaattaatGGGAAGAGCAAGAAACTGGTTGACTGCTAATGCTTTGAAACCATACCATTCTTGGGTTTATTGGAGAGATGCTGATGTAGAGCTATGCCCTGGGTCTGTTATTCAAGACTTGATGAGTAAAGATTATGATGTCATTGTCCCCAATGTTTGGAGACCGCTACCTACATTTTTAAATAGTGAGCAACCATACGATTTAAATTCTTGGATGGAATCTGGAGAAGCACTAGATTTGGCAAAAACACTTGACGAAGACGATGTCATTGTGGAAGGTTATGCAGAATATCCAACATGGAGAGTTCATTTGGCTTACATCAGAGATGCAGGAGGTGATCCAAATGAAGTGGTCGATTTGGACGGTGTCGGGGGTGTTTCAATCCTAGCGAAGGCTAAAATATTCAGAAATGGTGTACAGTTCCCCGCATTCACCTTTGAAAATCACGCTGAAACAGAAGCATTTGGtaaaatggcaaaaaaaatggggtATAGAGTCGGTGGCTTACCGCATTATACTATCTGGCATATTTATGAACCAAGTGACGACGATTTGAAGGAAATCGCCACAAGGGAAAGGGAGAAGAGAAGACAATCATAG